The window gggttaccccatcgagtcTTAAAGTCCTTCAACTTCTTATTACAAACTAAACTTTGGGATATTAtgaacatctgaaatagatttcaaaattcaaaacttataagtacaaaaaatatatttgaggaTTATTAAAAATGCATATACCATACATATATGTAAGTTTTGAGATATACCTAGATAGTTGACCCAGGTGATCACaataatacgaagtctatcttgaaATTTTTGTTAGCTACTTTGTTCTCCATGATTTTCTTTGTTATATCGGTCACTATAGGACCTCCATTTATTgggttaccccatcgagtcTTAAAGTCCTTCAACTTCTTATTGTTCTCGTTATCATCATATTCTACAATGTCCAGCTCCCCTATGGGGATACCCAATACGATTTGAATATCCTTTCTTCGATTTTTACTTCCTCGCCACTCTCTAGGATGAATGCACATTTAGTACAGTCAAAATTTCTGACGAGATAACGAGAGATCTCGCTGGGGCATTTTGAAAACGATAGTGATAGAAGAGAGTCAAAGTCTATGACCTTCACAGTCTTTTTTTGatgattagaaaataattgaagaagattgaaaaggccaAAAAACGAGGTtcttgttaaaaatatgttgtggACTACTTTGATTTCTTGGGCCGCATtccttttacgtttatttgctctaaaaaacaaaagaagtaaatgaacaaaaaaaatgaaccaTGAAGCAGATAAACATTTAGATAAGTTCCGAAATTACCACTTCaagtcccgaaaccaccatttcagGGGGAGAACGAGGAGGCACATAGGAGAAGAACGAGGATGCAGATGGTGCCTCAATATGAGGCAATAGTGGTAGATAGGGGGCGCCTTATAAGGCAGCACCTCAGAAAAAATAAAGATGCAAATTTTTAGCGAAGCATTGATTCATATTGCTACATCTACACACCGCATTGCCAAAACACAAAAGTGTTGACAGAATTAAGTGTCGGATGGGACACATCGCCATTGTATGACAATTCGATCCACATCTTAAATAAATACATGAACAATGATAAACGTCTTAGGGATGCCATGCACAAATACTTCAAAGATCGAACACCCActgcaaaaaatgaaaatgtaaatgaaAAAACACCTGAAGTGGTGGTACACGAAAAGGAAAATCGTTTACAAATGGTGATTAGTGTTATAAAAAGACCATAATTGGTGGTTAAAGAAAAAGACAATCAAGTAGTCAAAAAAATCTCGGTATATGATTAAGAACAAGCTAAAAAATTCCCAGCGGACTACAAAAATTATGGCACGCCTTCAATCTCGGTATATGATTAAGAAAAAGCTAAAAAATCAATCTTACTTTGACTATGTCAAAGTAGATAACCGAGATGAAATCATTATGGGGTTCATTTTTGCAAAATGAAGATGATGAGAAGATTAAGTAATTAATGATGTTGATATCTTCATAGTTAGTATAATGTTAAATTTaggacccgaaatggtggtTTATGGTCCCGAAATGATAGTTTCAGGACTCGAAATTTTGATTTATGGtcttaaaatagtaattttggGATCTGAAATGGTGGCTTCTGGTCCCAAAATGGTAATTTCGGGATATTTTAGGACATTTCCCCTGAAATTCTATTTTCTGGACATCGAAATGTACATTTTCtataccctaaaccctaaacattTGCACCAACAATCGGGTACCTTTCAGGTTCAACATGGGGGATTTGTTCAGGCTCAGTGTTTCATCTAGTGCGTTGTTCAGGTACGGTGCTTCAGTACTAGTTTTCTGAAAGATAAAACAGTTTGTGACATAAAAAAACGAATTGAACAATATTGTTAAATAACTAGATCTGTAAAAACGATACAATGCGCTAGAGTTTGGTTGAGAGAAAATTTTTGCCGTAGaagtttcagagagagaaataattgaagcgttttgggttttattttagatttataccgaatttatttctctctcatatgCCACGTAGAATTCTTGACCTTACTTTCATTGATAATTCGTTGAGTTTATCCTTTCCCTTATATAATTTAGGACAATAAATTCAAGTTCAACTaactctaaatcctaaattAGTCTATACATCCAAATTGGATGAtccaattataaaaaatataaataaaaacattaaaaaaatttaggatTTAACCCACCTTTTCAATAATAGAATTAATTGTTCACCATTCAATCCAAATGCATATTCTTTTCAATCTCACTTTCATTTATGAAGCAAACCCCACGGTTTTACCAATGATCCACCATTATCAATTATATgtagaatataaataattacaacATCAATACAAACAAATAATGTTGATCTTTACACAAGTTGAGAATTGACAGTACACAACCACCACCATATGCATCAATAAACAATAGCTTTCAAATGTTccatatgttaaatatattcaaaCCCTATCTTCTAAATCCTTTTTATTATGATCATCATCCTTATTACTATCCATATAACCACCATAAATATAACAACAAAATCCCCAAAATGTTATAACCAAAGAAAGAATTTTGAACCCACTCATAGGATCATGCAACAATATAATTGCAGCAATACTCGTTATCGGAACCCTAACCGCATTAAGCACCCCTGCCATAACCGTCGACGCCAAATAAAGCACCGCAGTCCCACCCAATACCCCAACCTGAAACGTAACGCAACTCCAAACCAAGACTAACCAATACGCGGATTCTCCCCCCACAAAACTCTTAGCCTCCGAAACCATTCCCTTGAAATCATTATTCACCACAACTCCCACAGTAGTGAAAACAAATGCAAAAAGGGATACCATTGCCTGCTGTTCTAACACCACATGGAAAGATCTTCTTCCCAATAGATTCACGAAAACCAGCTCAGAAAGGGCGAATATGAGTCCGTGCAGAGCTGATCCCAAAATGTCCATGACAAAACCGATTATGTATTCGCTGTCTGTCACGTTTCCATACCTGTCTGAATCAGAATCTAATCCGATTATGATTACAGCCACACTGATGATGAAGATGGCGTTTAATGTGGAAATGTTTATTCGATTGTGAACGATGAAATAACCGAATAGAGCTGAGAAAGCTAAGGAGGATGAGGCTAAAAGAGAAGCTGTTGATGCAGGGAGATAAGCGTAGGCATAAGCGTACATGAGATTGTCTGCTGCACTTAACAATCCCAAAACGATGTAAGAAAGTAATAGCTTATAGTTTAATGGAGTTGGAGTCTTTTTACTGAAAAAGTATGAAGGTAAAAGGAACAAAACGGTTAGAGGCCATCCTGCGACTGATGCCCATGAAATGATCCATTTGCTTTGACCGCCATCGGAGTAATAAACACGAGACAGGATGCTTGAAGCAGGGAAGGCGATGAGCATTGCAGCACAGCTTAAGAGAAATTGAATCCAATGTGAGATCGGTTTGCTATTGTAAATGTTGATAGCCATTGATTTAATGTTTGAAAGCTTTTCCAATGAGAAAACAACAGATTGATCAGTCGATGTCCCCACAGCCTCCTCCATTCTCGACTCTGTCAATTGCCAATTTCTCAAGTGATCAACACACAAATactttcaaaccctaaccctagaccCTAGCTCATATCAAATCAAAACGAAAAGCAATTTTCAGATGCTGAATTCATCTGACTACATTTTGAAAgcaaaatttaatttactatCGAAGAATAAGTACGTAATTGCGTGCATGAATGCATCTACGAAATCCAGTTGAGTTCTACGAGAAGAGTGGATCAATTTGAAACTAAAAAGATAGTTATAAAACaggaaaagaaagagaaatcgAGAAATTAACGAGTATATATGGCAAATCGCACCATCATGACATATTTAGAGATTGAAGAAACCTGGTTGAAGCAATGGGTTCTGCATCAAGATTCAAGCTTTGGCGGCCGATTGAGTTTATCTATGGCGGCTTGAAACTCCAAATTATTCATTTGATAGAAATTGGAACTT is drawn from Impatiens glandulifera chromosome 3, dImpGla2.1, whole genome shotgun sequence and contains these coding sequences:
- the LOC124929398 gene encoding probable purine permease 5 isoform X2, whose product is MEEAVGTSTDQSVVFSLEKLSNIKSMAINIYNSKPISHWIQFLLSCAAMLIAFPASSILSRVYYSDGGQSKWIISWASVAGWPLTVLFLLPSYFFSKKTPTPLNYKLLLSYIVLGLLSAADNLMYAYAYAYLPASTASLLASSSLAFSALFGYFIVHNRINISTLNAIFIISVAVIIIGLDSDSDRYGNVTDSEYIIGFVMDILGSALHGLIFALSELVFVNLLGRRSFHVVLEQQAMVSLFAFVFTTVGVVVNNDFKGMVSEAKSFVGGESAYWLVLVWSCVTFQVGVLGGTAVLYLASTVMAGVLNAVRVPITSIAAIILLHDPMSGFKILSLVITFWGFCCYIYGGYMDSNKDDDHNKKDLEDRV
- the LOC124929398 gene encoding probable purine permease 5 isoform X1 translates to MQNPLLQPESRMEEAVGTSTDQSVVFSLEKLSNIKSMAINIYNSKPISHWIQFLLSCAAMLIAFPASSILSRVYYSDGGQSKWIISWASVAGWPLTVLFLLPSYFFSKKTPTPLNYKLLLSYIVLGLLSAADNLMYAYAYAYLPASTASLLASSSLAFSALFGYFIVHNRINISTLNAIFIISVAVIIIGLDSDSDRYGNVTDSEYIIGFVMDILGSALHGLIFALSELVFVNLLGRRSFHVVLEQQAMVSLFAFVFTTVGVVVNNDFKGMVSEAKSFVGGESAYWLVLVWSCVTFQVGVLGGTAVLYLASTVMAGVLNAVRVPITSIAAIILLHDPMSGFKILSLVITFWGFCCYIYGGYMDSNKDDDHNKKDLEDRV